One Nicotiana sylvestris chromosome 12, ASM39365v2, whole genome shotgun sequence genomic window carries:
- the LOC104212987 gene encoding uncharacterized protein, with translation MGAPLNFEEGQSTYRPPRFNSQYYGWWKTSMHDFIMDENSELWEVICDGPFFPTKNLGDPAVVIPKTRKEFNGADRNAIEKNFQAKKILVCGIGTDEYNRILACQLAKEIWEALQTAHEGTTQVKQSKIDMLTIEYRLFRMKDDESI, from the coding sequence ATGGGTGCTCCTCTAAACTtcgaagaaggtcaatctacgtatagacctcctagattcaacagtcaatactatgggtggtggaaaacTAGCATGCATGACTTTATAATGGATGAAAACTCTGAGTTATGGGAAGTAATATGTGATGGACCCTTTTTCCCTACAAAGAACCTTGGCGATCCAGCTGTAGTCATTCCCAAGACAAGGAAAGAATTCAATGGCGCTGATAGAAATGCCATAGAAAAGAATTTtcaagcaaagaaaattcttgtgtGTGGTATTGGCACTGATGAATATAATAGGATATTAGCTTGTCAATTAGCAAAAGAGATCTGGGAGGCTCTTCAGACAGCTCACGAGGGAACAACTCAGGTGAAGCAATCAAAAATTGATATGCTCACAATAGAATATAGGCTCTTCAGAATGAAAGATGATGAATCCATTTAA